One Zeugodacus cucurbitae isolate PBARC_wt_2022May chromosome 3, idZeuCucr1.2, whole genome shotgun sequence genomic region harbors:
- the LOC105217021 gene encoding uncharacterized protein LOC105217021: protein MNITSFLEEWLGPGFVANAYINLDTLYNAVRVYYVIIPMIFLTALAQLISQLLVDHVGVSKYVRYMTEFVVIVIPILFLTLKFHEQAGYVTIVCSVILLVLLLKTLIMKPRRRVYVTGSRRPHAYALNRAIVYVIATLGLAAPRFLDLPTYFKETYSYGVGFLDVDVGLYIFAIATIKRTGVGKSPMTSAPRFFLPMLLLSFVRMVIILINKDNDDNPISLHENYYFLFSLVVMFGSIICEHVKSPKMRIRTGLIILLCHEIILQTVSGEYLLSTTAWRFYFLTALKEVYLSIPGFMGLYLMSVGVGDKIRTRIKHLTGRMFIKRLVAILEPCASFWAMTLICIFTTSISRISCNTGYVAWIMAVGCTMTLMHMLVFSFIFNAIRYNEDNFSEEEINVVPEFVTIINKNGVLCYILGYLLAISINNFMAPKNRSENEAFCILTVFMFIMAQFSYLINNVTIFDL from the exons ATGAATATTACAAGTTTTCTTGAGGAGTGGTTAGGTCCCGGATTCGTAGCAAACGCTTACATAAACTTGGACACATTATACAATGCAGTTCGTGTTTACTATGTAATAATACCAATGATATTTCTGACGGCGTTGGCGCAATTAATTAGCCAACTGCTTGTTGACCACGTCGGTGTCTCTAAATATGTACGATATATGACTGAGTTTGTAGTGATCGTGATACCAATTCTCTTCCTTACGTTGAAGTTCCATGAACAAGCCGGCTATGTGACAATAGTTTGCAGTgtgattttattggttttactaTTGAAAACGCTAATAATGAAACCACGGAGACGAGTGTATGTCACCGGTAGTCGTCGACCGCACGCATATGCGCTGAATCGCGCAATAGTCTATGTAATTGCAACATTGGGCTTGGCTGCACCGCGCTTCTTAGATCTACCGACATATTTCAAAGAAACATATAGCTATGGTGTTGGGTTTTTGGATGTAGACGTTGGATTGTATATTTTTGCGATAGCTACCATTAAGCGAACTGGCGTAGGAAAATCTCCGATGACCTCTGCTCCACGCTTTTTTCTACCGATGTTGTTGCTCTCTTTTGTGCGTATGGTAATCATACTGATAAATAAAGACAACGATGATAATCCAATAAGTTTGCATGAGAATTACTACTTTCTATTTTCTTTAGTAGTAATGTTTGGCTCCATTATTTGTGAACATGTAAAGAGTCCAAAAATGCGCATACGCACCGGTTTAA TTATATTGCTTTGTCATGAAATCATTTTGCAAACAGTCAGCGGTGAATACTTATTGTCTACGACagcttggcgattttatttCCTTACCGCGCTGAAGGAGGTATACTTATCGATTCCTGGATTTATGGGACTTTATTTGATGTCGGTTGGCGTTGGTGACAAAATACGAACACGAATAAAACATTTAACAGGCAGGATGTTTATAAAAAGACTGGTAGCGATATTGGAGCCATGTGCTTCCTTCTGGGCAATGAcacttatttgcatatttacaaCCTCCATTTCGCGTATTTCCTGCAATACTGGCTATGTGGCATGGATTATGGCCGTTGGCTGCACCATGACCTTAATGCACATGTtggttttcagttttattttcaacGCGATCAGGTATAACGAGGACAATTTCAGTGAGGAAGAAATAAATGTAGTTCCCGAGTTTGTAACGATTATAAATAAGAATGGTGTATTGTGTTATATACTCGGTTATTTGTTAGCAATTAGTATAAACAACTTCATGGCGCCGAAAAATCGTAGTGAGAACGAAgccttttgtattttaaccgtatttatgtttattatggcGCAATTCTCATATCTTATAAATAATGTGACTATTTTcgatttgtaa